A stretch of the Lolium perenne isolate Kyuss_39 chromosome 3, Kyuss_2.0, whole genome shotgun sequence genome encodes the following:
- the LOC139838258 gene encoding uncharacterized protein: MEGDAADAKAKEAELAMKAAEEPHTPPRAQLTDGGGSELRVVERVVRHSSVVAPPLVLTRMNYSDWALVMQVQLQSNGWWTAIEPGVCNYYTDREALGVILRGVPPEMMRTLAVKSTAKEAWDTLKTMRLGCERVREARAQSRRTEFENIRFKDGEKVEQFAMRLTGIMHDLEVLGDGVTELKAVQKFLRVVPKRFKQLAYSIQQLLDLKTMTVEELAGRFLAVEEELDMEEEEGGQHGGTRLLLTEEEWRARDRNGGGKKRGNFDIRKVRCYNCQDYGHYARDCTKPRKEAAHLAVADIDEHPALL; encoded by the coding sequence ATGGAGGGAGACGCTGCCGATGCGAAGGCCAAGGAGGCGGAGCTCGCGAtgaaggcggcggaggaaccaCACACTCCGCCAAGGGCGCAGCTCACCGATGGCGGCGGCAGCGAGCTCCGCGTGGTGGAGCGCGTGGTTCGGCACAGCTCCGTGGTGGCGCCGCCTCTCGTGCTGACCCGCATGAACTACTCCGATTGGGCGCTTGTGATGCAGGTGCAGCTGCAGTCCAACGGATGGTGGACGGCGATCGAGCCGGGCGTCTGCAACTACTACACCGACCGCGAGGCTCTAGGCGTCATCCTCCGAGGTGTGCCACCGGAGATGATGCGCACGCTGGCGGTGAAGAGCACCGCGAAGGAGGCTTGGGACACCCTCAAAACCATGAGGTTGGGGTGCGAGCGCGTCCGTGAAGCAAGGGCGCAGAGTCGCCGCACCGAGTTCGAGAACATCCGCTTCAAGGACGGCGAGAAGGTGGAGCAGTTCGCCATGCGCCTCACCGGCATCATGCATGACCTGGAGGTCCTCGGAGATGGCGTCACCGAGCTCAAGGCTGTGCAGAAATTCCTGCGCGTCGTGCCGAAGCGGTTCAAGCAGCTCGCCTACTCCATTCAGCAGCTGCTCGACCTCAAAACCATGACGGTTGAGGAGCTGGCTGGCCGGTTCTTGgctgtcgaggaggagctcgacatggAGGAAGAGGAGGGTGGCCAGCACGGTGGGACTCGCCTTctcctcacggaggaggagtggcgTGCTCGCGACCGCAACGGTGGTGGCAAGAAGAGGGGCAACTTCGACATCCGCAAGGTGCGCTGCTACAACTGCCAAGACTATGGGCATTACGCGAGGGACTGCACCAAGCCAAGGAAAGAGGCGGCTCATCTTGCCGTCGCGGACATCGACGAGCATCCGGCGCTCCTCTGA